One Oscillatoria salina IIICB1 genomic window carries:
- the bchB gene encoding ferredoxin:protochlorophyllide reductase (ATP-dependent) subunit B, with the protein MKLAYWMYAGPAHIGTLRIASSFKNVHAIMHAPLGDDYFNVMRSMLERERDYTPVTASIVDRNVLARGSQEKVVDNIVRKDKEETPDLIVLTPTCTSSILQEDLQNFVDRAQLDAQGDVMLADVNHYRVNELQAADRTLSQIVQYYINKARKNGDLPSGKTEKPSVNIIGMTTLGFHNNHDCTELKRLMADLGIEVNEVIPEGASVHNLKNLPRAWFNLVPYREVGMMAAEFLQAELGMPYVNITPMGVVETARCLRAIAKVLNEQGANVNYEDYIDNQTRFVSQAAWFSRSIDCQNLTGKKAVVFGDNTHAAAMTKILAREMGIHVVLAGTYCKYDADWFKEQVSEYCDEILISDDNGAIGDAIARIEPSAIFGTQMERHVGKRLNIPCGVIAAPIHIQNFPVGYRPFLGYEGANQVVDLVYNSFTLGMEDHLLEIFGGHDTKEVITKGISADSDLNWHKEAQAELNKVPGFVRGKVKRNTEKFARDRGINEITLEVMYAAKEAVGA; encoded by the coding sequence ATGAAATTAGCTTACTGGATGTATGCAGGTCCCGCTCACATTGGTACACTACGCATTGCTAGTTCTTTCAAAAATGTTCATGCGATCATGCACGCTCCTCTGGGTGACGACTACTTCAATGTTATGCGATCGATGTTAGAACGGGAACGCGACTACACGCCAGTCACAGCAAGCATTGTAGACCGCAATGTGCTGGCGAGAGGTTCTCAAGAAAAGGTGGTTGACAACATCGTCCGTAAAGACAAAGAAGAAACACCGGATCTGATCGTTCTCACTCCTACCTGCACTTCGAGTATTTTACAGGAAGATTTGCAAAACTTTGTCGATCGCGCCCAGTTAGATGCTCAGGGTGATGTGATGCTAGCAGATGTAAACCATTATCGCGTCAACGAACTGCAAGCGGCTGACCGCACTCTGAGTCAAATCGTGCAATATTACATCAATAAAGCGCGTAAAAACGGTGATTTACCGTCAGGAAAGACGGAAAAACCTTCGGTAAACATCATCGGAATGACAACCCTCGGTTTCCACAATAACCACGACTGCACCGAATTAAAGCGTTTGATGGCTGATTTGGGAATAGAAGTTAACGAAGTGATTCCCGAAGGTGCATCGGTTCACAATTTGAAAAACTTACCTCGCGCTTGGTTTAACCTGGTTCCTTATCGGGAAGTGGGAATGATGGCTGCGGAGTTTTTGCAAGCCGAGTTAGGAATGCCTTACGTTAATATTACACCGATGGGTGTAGTTGAAACTGCTCGTTGTCTGCGCGCGATCGCCAAGGTACTCAACGAACAAGGCGCAAATGTTAACTACGAAGATTATATCGACAACCAAACCCGTTTTGTTTCCCAAGCGGCTTGGTTTTCTCGTTCCATCGACTGTCAGAATTTAACTGGTAAGAAAGCCGTAGTTTTCGGCGATAATACCCATGCTGCGGCGATGACGAAGATTTTAGCGCGAGAAATGGGTATTCACGTCGTTTTAGCGGGAACTTACTGTAAGTATGATGCCGACTGGTTTAAAGAGCAAGTTAGCGAATACTGTGACGAAATCTTAATTAGCGACGATAATGGAGCTATCGGGGACGCGATCGCGCGTATCGAACCCTCTGCCATTTTTGGTACCCAAATGGAACGTCACGTTGGTAAGCGTTTAAACATTCCTTGTGGTGTAATTGCAGCACCAATTCACATCCAAAACTTCCCCGTTGGTTATCGTCCTTTCCTCGGCTACGAAGGCGCAAATCAAGTTGTTGACTTAGTTTATAATTCCTTCACTCTTGGTATGGAAGACCACCTCTTAGAAATTTTTGGCGGACACGATACCAAAGAAGTTATTACCAAAGGAATTTCGGCTGATTCTGACTTAAATTGGCACAAAGAAGCCCAAGCCGAATTAAACAAAGTACCTGGTTTTGTTCGAGGAAAAGTCAAGCGCAATACCGAAAAATTTGCC
- the mltG gene encoding endolytic transglycosylase MltG, with the protein MKSPVSIFKWLFYLAILPLTVGICGWQAWAWWSWAISPTATSVVSAVESDSIETIQVYIPIGTATEQIGEDLDAAGLIHSALAWKIWAYWLNLTESQGSFKAGTYQLSPHQPLPAIAEKIWSGETVQFSFTIPEGWNIQQMADYLASLGFFPAAEFVAATKIIPQQQYPWLPDGLPHLEGFLFPDTYILGSKNVTPQQVIELMLDRFQEVALPLYEEGKNQTEFSLEEWVTLASIVEKEAVVDSERSRIAGVFVARLARNMRLETDPTVEYGLGIEQTPDQPLTFAQVRTPSPYNTYLNPGLPPTAIASPGKDSLQATLNPENTEFLYFVARYDGTHVFSKTLAEHEAATRAIRQQREAQN; encoded by the coding sequence ATGAAATCCCCAGTTAGTATCTTTAAATGGTTGTTTTACTTAGCGATCTTACCCTTAACGGTTGGGATTTGCGGTTGGCAAGCTTGGGCTTGGTGGAGTTGGGCGATTTCGCCGACGGCAACTTCGGTGGTGTCGGCAGTTGAGTCTGATTCGATTGAAACAATCCAAGTTTATATTCCCATAGGTACGGCAACTGAACAAATTGGCGAGGATCTTGATGCTGCTGGTTTGATTCATTCGGCTTTGGCTTGGAAAATCTGGGCATATTGGCTCAATTTAACTGAAAGCCAGGGTAGTTTCAAAGCAGGTACTTATCAACTGTCTCCCCATCAACCGCTACCAGCGATCGCTGAAAAAATTTGGTCTGGTGAGACGGTTCAATTTAGCTTTACTATCCCGGAAGGTTGGAATATCCAACAAATGGCAGATTATTTGGCTTCTTTGGGCTTTTTCCCCGCAGCCGAATTTGTGGCGGCAACTAAGATTATTCCTCAACAACAATATCCTTGGTTGCCGGATGGTTTGCCTCATTTGGAAGGGTTTCTCTTTCCGGATACTTATATTTTAGGTAGTAAAAATGTTACTCCTCAACAAGTAATCGAACTGATGCTCGATCGCTTTCAAGAGGTGGCTTTACCTTTATACGAAGAAGGTAAAAACCAAACTGAGTTTAGTCTTGAGGAATGGGTGACGCTAGCTAGTATCGTGGAAAAAGAAGCGGTGGTTGATAGCGAACGCTCTCGTATTGCTGGTGTTTTTGTCGCTCGCTTGGCTCGTAATATGAGATTGGAAACCGATCCTACTGTTGAGTATGGACTCGGAATCGAACAAACTCCCGACCAACCTTTAACTTTCGCTCAGGTAAGAACTCCTTCCCCTTATAACACTTATCTTAATCCCGGACTTCCGCCTACAGCGATCGCTAGTCCGGGTAAGGATAGTCTCCAAGCTACTCTCAATCCAGAAAATACTGAATTTCTCTATTTTGTTGCTCGTTACGATGGTACTCATGTTTTCAGTAAAACTCTCGCCGAACATGAAGCTGCTACTAGAGCAATACGCCAACAACGCGAAGCACAAAATTAA